TGTATGAACATTACAAATACCATATGCCGGAAACCACTCAGCCCGGCGACCGCGTCTATATCTTCACCACCGGCGCCTACACCCAGAGCTATTCCTCTGTGAATTTCAACGGCTTTCCGCCCCTTAAAGCGGTGACGCTGCCGCCAGTCAAATAGGAGAAAACAACATGAAACGCCTGCCTGTTGAAACCCTGAAAGCCTTTATGGAAGAGGTTTTCATCCGCATCGGAGTTCCAGCCGAAGACGCCAGGATTTGCTCCGACATCCTCATCGCCAGCGACCTGCGCGGCATCGAATCGCACGGGATCGGCCGGCTCAAAATGTATTATGACCGCATCCGCTCCGGGATTCAGAACCCCCTCACCAAAATCGAAGTTTTGCGCGACAAGGCCGCGACCGCCGTCTGGGACGGCAATCACGGCATGGGCCACGTGATCGCTTTCCGCGCCATGGAAACCGCGATTTCCAAAGCCCGCCAGTTCGGTCTCGGGGCCGTCGCGGTGCGGAACAGCACCCACTTCGGTATTTGCGGATACTATGCCAAAATGGCTTGCGAAGCTGACATGATCGGCCTCAATTTCACCAACGCGCGTCCCTCCGTTTGCCCCACCCACGGCGTGCAGCCGCTGCTGGGCACGAACCCCATCTGCTTTGGAGCCCCCACCGACCTGGATTTCCCCTTCATCTATGACGCCGCCACCTCCATCAGCCAGCGCGGCAAAATTGAGCAGTTCGCCCGCGAAGAAAAACCCACTCCCTCAGGCTGGGCCATCGACTTGGAGGGAAATTCCCACACCGAGACCAACAAGCTGCTGGTGGACCTGGTGAAACAAACCGCCTCCCTGCTGCCCATTGGCGGAACTGAAGAACTGGCCGGCAGCCACAAAGGCTACGGGCTTTCCACCATGGTGGAGATACTGTGCGCCGCCCTGCAAAACGGCAGTTTCCTGAATCAACTGCTGGGGAAAACCGAAGACGGCAAACCAGCTCCATACAAGCTTGGACACTTCTTCCTGGCAATCAACATAGATTTCTTCACCGACCTGGACGAATTCAAAAAGACCAGCGGCGCCATCTGCCGCGAGCTGCAGAATTCCCTCCGCCGCCCAGGCCACGAACGCATCTGGGTGGCAGGAGAAAAGGAATATGAAAAGGAACTCGAGATCCGCCAGCTAGGCGTGCCCATAATCCCCAACCTGCAAAAGGCCATCGAGACCATGCAGCGCGAGCTGGGCCTCGCCCCATTGGACATCTAAGCAAGATAACGGGCACCAAAGATAGGAAGTTTAGCCTGCGGATATAAGGCTGCCCCGATCCCGGTTTGAAAGAGAGCTTTAAAATATAGCCGTAACTGCTTACCCTTCACGGAGTCCTGTCTGCTACACCCTTAGCGGTCGAGTCCATCCCTCCCTTATGCCTCCCGCCCAATCCTCGCATCAAATGCGGGTATCATGCGGGAGGTGCAACAGGAATCCGGAAAAGGGCCTTAACGGCCAGAGGATACAGCTACTCCACTGCCACAGGCTGGCGTCGAGCAAGGATAAAGCGGTTTGGCGACCGCCTGAACAAGTTCCTACGCTCAGCTTGACCCGCCCGATTCAAAAGAGGGATACAATCTATATCTTTATGCTTGGAAAGATGATACATCCCTGCAATGAATATTTGC
This sequence is a window from Candidatus Cloacimonadota bacterium. Protein-coding genes within it:
- a CDS encoding Ldh family oxidoreductase; the encoded protein is MKRLPVETLKAFMEEVFIRIGVPAEDARICSDILIASDLRGIESHGIGRLKMYYDRIRSGIQNPLTKIEVLRDKAATAVWDGNHGMGHVIAFRAMETAISKARQFGLGAVAVRNSTHFGICGYYAKMACEADMIGLNFTNARPSVCPTHGVQPLLGTNPICFGAPTDLDFPFIYDAATSISQRGKIEQFAREEKPTPSGWAIDLEGNSHTETNKLLVDLVKQTASLLPIGGTEELAGSHKGYGLSTMVEILCAALQNGSFLNQLLGKTEDGKPAPYKLGHFFLAINIDFFTDLDEFKKTSGAICRELQNSLRRPGHERIWVAGEKEYEKELEIRQLGVPIIPNLQKAIETMQRELGLAPLDI